From the Castor canadensis chromosome 9, mCasCan1.hap1v2, whole genome shotgun sequence genome, one window contains:
- the Cytl1 gene encoding cytokine-like protein 1, whose amino-acid sequence MMAWKLSLFLLLLLSGPPAVQPVPPTCYSRMLTLSREITGDFQSLQAAEPEEPCVRYLPGLYLDIHNYCMLAKLRDFAASTQCWKVAQVDGLKEKVRKLYTIMNSFCRRDLVFLSDDCDALEYPVPVTMGPPNHQS is encoded by the exons ATGATGGCCTGGAAGCTGAGTCTGTTCCTTCTGCTGCTGCTATCCGGGCCCCCAGCTGTGCAGCCCGTGCCCCCAACCTGCTATTCCAGGATGCTGACCCTGAGCCGGGAGATCACTGGGGACTTCCAGAGCCTGCAAGCTGCGGAGCCTGAG gagcCATGCGTGAGATACCTGCCCGGCTTGTACCTGGATATTCAC AACTATTGCATGCTGGCCAAGCTGAGGGACTTTGCGGCCTCCACCCAGTGTTGGAAAGTGGCCCAGGTGGATGGCCTGAAGGAGAAAGTGCGGAAGCTGTACACCATCATGAACTCGTTCTGCAGAAGG GACTTGGTCTTCCTCTCAGATGACTGCGACGCCTTGGAATACCCAGTCCCAGTGACCATGGGTCCCCCAAACCATCAGAGCTAG